From a region of the Alnus glutinosa chromosome 1, dhAlnGlut1.1, whole genome shotgun sequence genome:
- the LOC133858673 gene encoding leucine-rich repeat extensin-like protein 3, with protein MHRFNAWLLLNLFLAIAVFTGPGTADDPKCGACAQNSPPPPPPSPPPPSPPPPYQKPCPPPPAPKKPATQYCPPPPSSFIYITGPPGNLYPIDQDFGGATQNSIMRLPALVALGGLLGLLAFW; from the coding sequence ATGCATCGTTTCAACGCCTGGTTGCTACTAAATCTGTTCCTCGCGATTGCCGTTTTCACAGGGCCGGGGACAGCTGATGATCCGAAGTGTGGGGCGTGCGCCCAAAActccccaccaccaccaccaccgtcTCCGCCTCCGCCGTCACCGCCGCCGCCATATCAGAAGCCGTGTCCACCACCACCTGCCCCGAAGAAACCGGCAACCCAATACTGCCCTCCGCCTCCATCATCGTTCATATACATAACTGGTCCGCCGGGGAACTTGTATCCTATTGACCAGGATTTCGGTGGTGCCACCCAGAATTCGATCATGAGGCTGCCTGCTTTGGTCGCCTTGGGAGGATTGTTGGGTCTTCTGGCTTTTTGGTGA
- the LOC133858674 gene encoding proline-rich receptor-like protein kinase PERK8 produces the protein MAAKLNQALSTLSFALIIFLNFPGMTRPDNPCPYPCYPPPTGSGTVTPTTPITTTTPPSQTVSYPPPAGYNPSPTGYFPYNPPPFAGTFSASPPPPDPILPYFPYYYKKPLHSTDSSATTLGRSTAMIATANLLVFLCSFFFL, from the coding sequence ATGGCTGCAAAGTTAAACCAAGCTTTGTCCACCCTCTCCTTCGCCTTAATAATATTTCTGAATTTTCCAGGCATGACAAGGCCCGACAACCCCTGCCCATATCCATGTTATCCACCGCCCACCGGCTCCGGCACCGTCACCCCAACAACTCCGATAACCACCACGACACCGCCGTCCCAGACCGTCTCATACCCACCTCCAGCTGGATACAACCCTTCACCGACAGGATATTTCCCATATAACCCTCCACCGTTCGCAGGTACTTTTTCCGCTTCCCCTCCCCCTCCTGACCCCATCTTGCCCTACTTCCCATACTACTACAaaaaacctcttcattccaCCGATTCTTCAGCAACCACTCTTGGAAGATCAACCGCCATGATCGCGACGGCTaatcttcttgtttttctttgtagTTTCTTCTTCCTGTGA